CTATCGCCGGTTAGATCATGTGAAAGGGTTAATACATGAATCCGGTTATGTACTTTTAATGCACGAGATGCATGAACGATAATATCGTTACGGTACACATAAAAAGGCTCGGAAAAGCCTGTGTATGCGACTACTGCTGAGGTGCCATGTAAGACACCCGTTGCCGTATTTTCCAAGACAAAAAAGTAGCTTTCCTCACCGTACACATCCACTTCTGCATCAAATGAATGAACTGAGGCACTAATTTTTTCAAACAGTTTGTCCCGATGCGCAGGCAGCGTATGAACAGCCGCACCACTAGCAGACGCCATACGCTCTACTTGTGCTAAATCAGACAAACGACTTGGACGAACAATTAACACAGGCTAACTTCCAGAGTTTTTCTTTTAGCTATTCGCAACAGAAGCTACTGCGCGCTCGAATCTTGCCAAGCCTTCCGCAATTTCTTCTTCTGTAATCACCAATGAAGGCGCAAAACGCACCACATTAGGACCCGCCACTAACACCATCAACTGTTCTTTCTCAGCAGCGGTGGTAAAGGCTTTTGCTTTATCTTTGAAGGTGTCGTTTAACACACAACCAATCAATAAACCTGCACCACGGATTTGTGTAAATACGTTGTAGCGATGGTTAATTGCATTTAAGCCTTCAACGAATAAGTGATGACGCTTTTTCACGCCTTCCAACACTTCTTCTGTATTCACAATTTCTAGCAATTTGCCCGCGACAGCACCAGCTAACGGGTTACCACCGTAAGTTGTACCGTGTGTTCCCGGCACTAAACTCGCTGCAATATTGCTCGTTGTTAGAATACCGCCAATAGGGAAGCCTCCGCCCAACGCTTTCGCTGTAGAAAGGATATCTGGCGTTACGTTATGGTGCATGTACGCGTATAGCTCACCAGTACGACCAACGCCCGTTTGCACTTCATCAAAAATCAACAATGCTTTGTTCTTGTCACAAAGCATACGCAGACCTTCTAAGAACCCTGGATCCGCTGGCAATACACCACCTTCGCCTTGCACCGGCTCAACAATCACCGCGCAGGTACGCTCAGAAATTAATGCACGCACTGAAGCTAAATCGTTGTATGTAGCGTGATGAATACCACCAGGCAATGGTGCAAAATCTTCAGAATATTTTGGCTGACCACCCACACTCACGGTAAATAGCGTACGGCCATGGAATGAGTTAGTGAAAGAAATGATTTCGTTCTTTTCTGGGCCAAAATGATCACGCGCATATTTACGTGCCAATTTCAAAGCGGCTTCGTTTGCCTCTGCGCCCGAGTTACAAAAGAACACACGCTCTGCAAAGGTGCTTTCAATTAGTTGTTGAGCTAATTTCAAAATTGGTTCATTGGTGAATGTATTAGATACATGCCACAATTTTTTGGCTTGCTCAGTTAATGCTTCCACCAAAGCAGGATGCGCATGTCCCAAACTATTGACGGCAATACCACCGGCAAAGTCGATATAGTCTTTACCTTCTTGATCCCAAACGCGAGAACCTTCGCCTTTCACTGGAATAAATTGTGATGGTGCATAGTTTGGCACCATAATTTCATCGAAGGTTTGGCGGGTGACTTTATCCTGAGACATTTTTTCCTCATCAATTCTATTTTGCTGTTCTTTATTCGTATTGAAACGATTCAATACACTCAATGTGTCTAATGATGGTGCTGAAATGCGCAATATTGCACTGATTAAGCGGTGAATATCGGATTAATTACATTCTATCTAAAATCCAGCCTATTCCATTTCTGCAATGCGACACCCTCGTACATCTAATCTCTATTTATGTATCCGATTACTCATCCATTACACCCGACATAGCGCGTTGGCTTCGCTCGTCACGCGGCGTTAAACCAAAATGGCCACGATAAGTACTCGAAAAATGGGGACCACTCGAAAATCCACACGATAAACCAATTTGAACAATCGATTTACTGGTTGTCAGTAATAGTTGTTTTGCCCGGTTTAAGCGCAACTCTAAATAATACTTGGAAGGCACACTATTTAGATATTGCTTAAATAGGCGTTCTAATTGTCGACGAGACAAACCGACGTAATGGGCAATATCATCCGTGGTTAACGGTTCTTCAATATTAGCTTCCATCAACATCACTGCTTCAGAAAGCTTAGGCTGGCTACCGCCAATTCGATTCACCAACGGTACTCGTTGCTTATCATGATCACCACGAATTCGCTCGAGACATAGTTGCTCAGAAATTTGAGCTGCCTGCTCTTGCCCCTGTCTTTCGCCAATCAAGTAAAGCATCATGTCTAAGCTTGCAGTACCACCTGCACACGTCACACGATCACGATCCATTTCATACAAGTTAGTGGTTAAAATAACTTGCTCGAACTCATCGCTAAATCGTGCCTGTTCAGACCAATGAATCGTTGCGCGATAATCGTTTAAAACGCCCGCTTTGGCTAACCACCAAGCCCCCACGCCAACGCCACCTAGTATCATTTGTTTTTGTGACAACAAAGCAAGCGTCTGCAAGAATTGATCACTGCCACGTACCATCGTCACTTCTTCTGCTAGCACGAGGAGCACATCCAATGTTGGAGCATCACTCAGTGCCATATCCACCGGCCATTGGCCCCCGCCATACAAGGCAACCGGCTTACCATCGACGGACAACGTAAGATACTGATAGGCTCGAGACCCTGTTTGGCGGTTAATGCGAGACATAGGATCAGTTAATGCACCAATGCCTAACAAGGAACATGGCGGCAATAACAAGATCCCAACACGCCAAGGCGCCTGAGCTTTTTCGGTAGAAATGATCATGAAAGGGCTATTTGCGACAAATAATCGACGATTCTCGATGGGAAAGCTGCCCAGACATTTAGCATAAAATGGCTGGGCTTAGTATTACTTTAGACTACCAGATAAAAACTGCTTGAGTCGTTCACTCTTTGTGTTATCAAAAACTTCAGAAGGATTGCCCTCTTCTTCAATTTTACCCTGGTGCA
The DNA window shown above is from Leeia speluncae and carries:
- a CDS encoding aspartate aminotransferase family protein, with translation MSQDKVTRQTFDEIMVPNYAPSQFIPVKGEGSRVWDQEGKDYIDFAGGIAVNSLGHAHPALVEALTEQAKKLWHVSNTFTNEPILKLAQQLIESTFAERVFFCNSGAEANEAALKLARKYARDHFGPEKNEIISFTNSFHGRTLFTVSVGGQPKYSEDFAPLPGGIHHATYNDLASVRALISERTCAVIVEPVQGEGGVLPADPGFLEGLRMLCDKNKALLIFDEVQTGVGRTGELYAYMHHNVTPDILSTAKALGGGFPIGGILTTSNIAASLVPGTHGTTYGGNPLAGAVAGKLLEIVNTEEVLEGVKKRHHLFVEGLNAINHRYNVFTQIRGAGLLIGCVLNDTFKDKAKAFTTAAEKEQLMVLVAGPNVVRFAPSLVITEEEIAEGLARFERAVASVANS
- a CDS encoding GlxA family transcriptional regulator; its protein translation is MIISTEKAQAPWRVGILLLPPCSLLGIGALTDPMSRINRQTGSRAYQYLTLSVDGKPVALYGGGQWPVDMALSDAPTLDVLLVLAEEVTMVRGSDQFLQTLALLSQKQMILGGVGVGAWWLAKAGVLNDYRATIHWSEQARFSDEFEQVILTTNLYEMDRDRVTCAGGTASLDMMLYLIGERQGQEQAAQISEQLCLERIRGDHDKQRVPLVNRIGGSQPKLSEAVMLMEANIEEPLTTDDIAHYVGLSRRQLERLFKQYLNSVPSKYYLELRLNRAKQLLLTTSKSIVQIGLSCGFSSGPHFSSTYRGHFGLTPRDERSQRAMSGVMDE